A region of Flavobacterium indicum GPTSA100-9 = DSM 17447 DNA encodes the following proteins:
- a CDS encoding PH domain-containing protein, translating into MNNFSIPQKQSLLGVVVMFVNTLQKLVRAFWPILLISIVKLNATNKLIFFTSIVIGIVLVGIYAFIQYFNFTFYIDDKTDEFVINKGVLNKSKIAIQLNKIQQVTINQTILQRIIGVYKLEIDTAGSDSKEVTINALNHELALLLKEKLVQVSTKNDSIVESQQNEAEKVEMNSSTFFKASISSLLKIGLTSNYIKSLSLLLFFIASAFENLNKLSAETELYESKVALFFSNLSIATAVFFVGIVLISVILIINLVRTIVKYYDFTIVKNNDSLSMQFGLFNTKNTLMNPDKVQKLKVTQNYFQRKLDVLTIEVNQASNGFENEKDKLQIPACSESESETILKLIYNQYPIKGQVLSPNIRKLVINAFFLILFPILISFILNEKFEFVSRIYWIFLCLIYLVLNSILVYKSYKHYKLFVSDKYIIKQEGAWDIDTIIIEPHKIQTIATHQYFWQKKSNIGSITLSTAGGNLNFSTANFSEMKQLVNYWLYQVETTNKSWI; encoded by the coding sequence ATGAATAATTTTTCTATACCTCAAAAACAATCGTTATTAGGTGTGGTTGTAATGTTTGTAAATACATTGCAAAAATTAGTACGCGCTTTTTGGCCTATTTTGTTGATTAGTATAGTTAAACTGAATGCAACTAATAAACTTATTTTTTTTACTTCGATTGTAATCGGGATTGTTTTAGTAGGAATCTATGCTTTTATACAATATTTTAATTTTACTTTTTATATTGATGATAAAACGGATGAATTTGTAATTAATAAGGGTGTTTTAAATAAATCTAAAATTGCCATTCAGTTGAATAAAATTCAACAAGTAACCATCAATCAAACGATTTTGCAACGAATTATTGGTGTTTATAAATTAGAAATCGATACGGCCGGAAGTGATAGTAAAGAAGTTACGATAAATGCCCTGAACCATGAATTAGCGTTATTATTGAAAGAAAAGTTAGTTCAAGTTAGTACTAAAAATGATTCAATAGTAGAAAGTCAACAGAATGAAGCAGAGAAAGTTGAAATGAACAGTTCTACATTCTTTAAAGCGAGTATAAGCAGTTTGTTAAAAATAGGATTAACTTCAAACTACATCAAAAGTTTATCACTGTTACTTTTTTTTATTGCTTCTGCTTTTGAGAATTTAAATAAATTATCAGCAGAAACCGAATTGTACGAATCAAAAGTAGCATTGTTTTTCTCAAATTTATCAATTGCTACCGCCGTGTTTTTTGTTGGAATTGTATTAATTTCAGTGATTTTAATTATAAATTTAGTCAGAACTATTGTTAAATATTATGATTTTACGATAGTAAAAAATAACGATTCATTATCAATGCAATTCGGATTATTTAATACAAAAAATACATTGATGAATCCTGATAAAGTTCAAAAATTAAAAGTAACTCAGAATTATTTTCAAAGAAAATTAGACGTTTTGACCATTGAAGTTAATCAGGCGTCTAATGGTTTTGAAAATGAAAAAGATAAATTACAAATTCCGGCTTGTTCAGAATCAGAATCGGAAACGATCTTAAAATTAATTTACAATCAATATCCAATAAAAGGGCAAGTACTCAGTCCAAATATTCGAAAATTAGTTATAAATGCATTTTTTTTAATTCTATTTCCTATACTTATTTCGTTTATTTTGAATGAAAAATTTGAATTCGTTTCAAGAATATATTGGATTTTTTTGTGTCTTATTTATCTTGTTTTGAATTCAATTTTAGTTTATAAATCATATAAGCACTATAAATTATTTGTATCAGATAAATATATCATAAAGCAAGAAGGAGCTTGGGATATTGATACAATTATTATTGAACCACATAAAATTCAAACCATTGCAACTCATCAATATTTTTGGCAAAAAAAATCGAATATTGGTTCAATAACTTTATCTACCGCAGGTGGAAATCTTAATTTTTCAACAGCTAATTTTTCTGAAATGAAACAATTGGTTAATTATTGGTTATATCAAGTAGAAACAACAAATAAATCATGGATTTAA
- a CDS encoding PH domain-containing protein, with protein sequence MEKFTNESIDLESLPKFEEVIFTPLQSNYFNVLVFNLVLVLAVSLLFYIGLEWFAYLSMFKNSVVFVPIILILLFSIAFILLKLGFKKRGFAIRNHDIIYRSGIISENTIIVPYNRVQHVAIHRGFISRKLNLATIQLYTAGENSADIKIPGLLDEEAIKIKELVSSKINLQQQFSTDNHPNE encoded by the coding sequence ATGGAGAAATTCACTAATGAATCTATAGATTTAGAAAGTTTACCAAAATTTGAAGAAGTAATTTTTACACCTTTACAAAGCAACTATTTTAATGTATTGGTGTTTAATTTAGTTTTGGTACTAGCGGTTAGTTTACTTTTTTATATCGGATTGGAATGGTTTGCATATCTATCGATGTTTAAAAACAGTGTCGTATTTGTTCCTATAATCTTAATTTTACTCTTTAGTATTGCTTTTATTTTACTTAAACTCGGATTTAAGAAAAGAGGATTTGCAATTCGGAATCACGATATAATTTATAGAAGTGGCATTATTTCTGAAAACACTATAATTGTACCCTATAACCGGGTACAACATGTTGCTATTCATAGAGGGTTCATTTCTAGAAAACTGAATTTAGCAACAATACAATTATATACTGCTGGGGAAAATAGTGCTGATATTAAAATTCCAGGATTACTTGATGAAGAAGCTATTAAAATCAAAGAATTAGTTTCAAGTAAAATTAATTTACAACAACAATTTAGTACTGATAATCATCCTAATGAATAA